The sequence AGCGAGAACCGGACTTTTTCCAAAGCGCCCTCGATTTCGCGAAAGGCGGTCGCCTCGCCGTCGCCCCATTCGATCTTCGTGACGACACCGACATGGGGCCATCCCAGAAGTTCGGCCGTCATGCCCGGAACCTGAGCATTATCGGCGCCGACCGACTGGCGGCCGAAAAGAAGAAGGTCGGCATCCGGGAATTTTTTCTCCACCGCGCGGGCGACGATCCGGGCCGTCCGCAGGCCGTCGTAAGTCTCCGGAAGATCGTCCCGGACAAGGACGGCTTCATCGGCTCCCATGGCCAGGCATTTCTTGAGCACGGTTGAGGCGTCCTCCCGTCCGATCGAGACGGCGCGCACCAGCCCGCCCCGGGCTTCCCGGATGCGCAGGGCTTCCTCCATGGCATATTCGTCGTAAGGGCTGATCACGAAGTTCAAGCCGTCCTCGATAATCCCCGGCGCATCCTGACGGATGCGGATCCGGGATTCCGTATCGGGAACG comes from Acidobacteriota bacterium and encodes:
- a CDS encoding electron transfer flavoprotein subunit beta/FixA family protein, which codes for MNISVLVKRVPDTESRIRIRQDAPGIIEDGLNFVISPYDEYAMEEALRIREARGGLVRAVSIGREDASTVLKKCLAMGADEAVLVRDDLPETYDGLRTARIVARAVEKKFPDADLLLFGRQSVGADNAQVPGMTAELLGWPHVGVVTKIEWGDGEATAFREIEGALEKVRFSLPAVLSAQKGLNEPRYETLKGIMAAKKKPIPVITLEELELTAEDLAPSITAVELSAPSVRKAGTILEGDPVEAARRLVEILHGEAKVF